In Mangifera indica cultivar Alphonso chromosome 1, CATAS_Mindica_2.1, whole genome shotgun sequence, a single genomic region encodes these proteins:
- the LOC123225363 gene encoding uncharacterized protein LOC123225363 encodes MSIFKRLPRVKIRTSISEMASMAPLQSVCATKTRKLLAGASTGFSILPTPTGRAVLKNRKRSLTVVAAVGDVSADGTTYLFIGAATVALLGTAFPVLFSRRDTCPECDGAGFVRKSGVTLRANAARKDEAQIVCARCNGLGKLNQIDK; translated from the exons ATGAG CATTTTTAAGCGTCTTCCTCGAGTGAAAATCAGAACTAGCATTTCCGAAATGGCATCGATGGCGCCTCTGCAGAGTGTTTGTGCTACAAAGACAAGGAAGCTTTTGGCCGGTGCAAGTACGGGCTTTTCTATTCTACCAACTCCAACTGGTAGGGCAGTGTTGAAGAATAGAAAACGATCCTTAACGGTGGTTGCAGCCGTCGGAGACGTCTCAGCCGATGGCACCACTTACTTATTCATCGGTGCGGCCACTGTTGCCCTGCTTGGAACTGCTTTTCCAGTCCTCTTCTCCCGCAGGGACAC CTGCCCTGAATGCGACGGAGCAGGTTTTGTTCGGAAATCAGGAGTGACCCTGAGGGCAAATGCAGCTCGAAAGGATGAAGCTCAGATTGTCTGTGCTCGCTGCAATGGCCTTGGAAAGCTCAATCAAATCGATAAATGA
- the LOC123217709 gene encoding uncharacterized protein LOC123217709 isoform X1, giving the protein MIRTAIKLSTSATTVYRVSRLLPGASSYEPVLLSAAAPPLRLLHDGTDINRSNFDPVVFQMINYALSHARSQKADESYAQGLLVLEQCYYTQPSEGRNAQNWRGAVLLAMSTLLYERGNLAEAIDKLQKVETLKQSSLGVRVAAVEALVGLHLQLEQDDTSSVVADKFLEVLRKQKPESSGGDYAAVNSRANAVKGLVELVHGDIESAESFFQRLEMNVGCTGSAALSCGEYLHVMRNFPLAKEFYQKVIEVLTEKKDFSDTNALGSCNMTLEEASLAATFGLGQLEGHMGNFGDAEEILTRALTKTEELFGSHHPKVGVVLTALALMFRNKAMQERSSALLVQEGLYRRALELLKAPPLDSEGSETKVDRRDIVALARGGYAEVLRVQQNRKDEGERMKSWAEATWRNHRMSLAEALNFSEPSNQVTVLDARTSRAM; this is encoded by the exons ATGATTCGCACCGCAATTAAGCTGTCAACATCAGCGACTACCGTTTATCGAGTCAGTCGGTTGCTTCCGGGAGCCTCCTCCTATGAACCCGTTCTACTCTCTGCCGCAGCACCGCCGTTGAGATTACTCCATGATGGAACCGATATCAACCGCTCAAATTTTGATCCTGTTGTTTTTCAGATGATAAATTACGCTCTCTCTCATGCCAGGTCTCAGAAAGCAG ATGAATCGTACGCACAAGGTTTGCTTGTGCTTGAGCAGTGCTACTATACTCAGCCAAGTGAAGGCCGAAATGCGCAAAATTGGAGGGGAGCTGTATTACTCGCTATGTCTACTTTATTATATGAaag AGGGAATTTAGCAGAGGCAATAGACAAGCTACAGAAAGTTGAAACTTTAAAACAATCTTCGCTTGGAGTAAGAG TTGCTGCTGTGGAAGCCCTTGTTGGACTCCATTTACAGTTGGAGCAG GATGATACTTCGTCAGTGGTCGCAGACAAATTCTTAGAAGTTTTGAGAAAACAGAAACCAGAAAGTAGTGGAGGTGATTATGCAGCTGTAAACTCTCGTGCTAATGCAGTAAAAGGGCTGGTTGAGCTTGTCCATGGGGATATTGAATCAG CTGAATCATTCTTCCAAAGACTTGAAATGAATGTGGGTTGTACTG GCAGTGCTGCATTATCATGTGGAGAATACTTGCATGTCATGCGGAACTTTCCGTTGGCTAAGGAGTTTTACCAGAAAGTGATAGAAGTTTTGACTGAGAAAAAAGACTTTAGTGATACAAATGCCTTAGGATCATGTAATATGACTTTGGAAGAAGCATCCTTGGCAGCTACCTTTGGTCTAGGACAGCTTGAGGGACACATGGG GAACTTTGGTGATGCTGAGGAGATACTGACGAGGGCATTAACTAAAACTGAGGAACTTTTTG GCTCCCACCACCCAAAGGTTGGTGTTGTTTTGACTGCTTTGGCTCTCATGTTTCGGAATAAAGCAATGCAAGAGCGTTCAAGTGCTCTTTTGGTTCAAGAG GGCCTTTATAGAAGGGCACTAGAACTTCTGAAAGCTCCACCATTGGATTCTGAAG GTTCTGAGACAAAAGTGGATAGAAGAGATATAGTGGCCCTTGCAAGAG GTGGATATGCAGAAGTGCTGCGTGTTCAGCAGAACAGAAAGGATGAAGGGGAGAGAATGAAAAGTTGGGCAGAAGCTACATGGAGAAACCACCGCATGTCACTGGCTGAGGCCCTGAATTTTTCAGAGCCATCAAATCAAGTGACTGTTTTAGATGCTCGAACCAGCCGGGCCATGTAA
- the LOC123217736 gene encoding light-harvesting complex-like protein OHP1, chloroplastic: MPRSEVEIRWQLNEAVVMVCETTAMATSSLLPTNPLISHRQNHQLSLFRNHNRIDSTSKKRPFFRVRAVAKPPAGLELPKVQPKFQAPFLGFTRTAEIWNSRACMIGLIGTFIVELILNKGILQVVGVDVGRGLNLPL, translated from the exons ATGCCCAGAAGTGAAGTAGAGATAAGGTGGCAATTAAACGAAGCCGTAGTAATGGTTTGTGAAACGACAGCCATGGCCACTTCATCGCTTCTGCCCACAAATCCTCTAATAAGTCATCGCCAAAATCACCAACTTTCGCTTTTCAGAAATCATAACAGAATCGACTCCACTTCCAAGAAGCGACCCTTCTTCAGGGTCCGAGCTGTTGCAAAGCCTCCTGCTGGG TTGGAATTGCCGAAAGTGCAGCCAAAATTTCAAGCCCCTTTTCTTGGATTTACAAGGACAGCTGAGATATGGAATTCTAGAGCTTGTATGATTGGCCTTATTGGAACTTTCATTGTAGAATTG ATTTTGAACAAAGGAATTCTTCAGGTTGTTGGGGTAGATGTTGGAAGAGGTCTTAACCTCCCTCTCTGA
- the LOC123225352 gene encoding E3 ubiquitin-protein ligase RDUF2-like: MASAVSSYWCYRCRRFTRVRVRTQDTVVCPDCGTGFVEQIEADSRSPPPSFSAASMYVDGSQNQEPLTNPRLRRTPRNRGDRSPFNPVIVLRGPQTPDGGNDGSGAERRNFELYYDDGLGSDLRPLPSTMSEFLMASGFDRILDQLSQLEMNGVTRLDNPPASKAAIESMPVVKIVECHVAKDSHCAVCKEAFELNSEAREMPCKHIYHSDCILPWLSIRNSCPVCRHELPREGSIRNLRESGRISDEDSVGLTIWRLPGGGFAVGRFGGNRRAEEGDFPVVFTEMDGRFSNAGGTPRRVSWVPSGRRARERGGVGRAFRNFFSIFRRIRHTFSRPSTDFDNRSPFYDVIYGRRNTWNFDEPRW, from the coding sequence ATGGCTTCAGCGGTATCGTCGTACTGGTGCTATCGTTGCAGGCGGTTCACCCGGGTTCGGGTCCGGACGCAAGATACAGTCGTCTGCCCCGATTGTGGCACTGGATTTGTCGAGCAAATCGAAGCAGATTCACGATCTCCTCCGCCGAGTTTTTCGGCCGCCTCAATGTACGTCGACGGATCGCAGAATCAGGAGCCTTTAACGAACCCGAGGCTACGCAGAACCCCGCGAAACAGAGGAGATCGATCTCCTTTTAATCCAGTCATCGTCCTACGTGGACCTCAAACCCCTGATGGTGGAAATGACGGAAGTGGTGCTGAGAGAAGAAATTTTGAGCTTTACTACGATGATGGTTTAGGGTCGGATCTTAGACCCTTACCCTCGACCATGTCGGAGTTCTTGATGGCGTCAGGGTTTGACCGGATTCTCGACCAGTTATCACAGTTGGAAATGAACGGTGTCACACGATTGGATAATCCTCCAGCGTCGAAAGCAGCGATCGAGTCAATGCCGGTGGTCAAAATCGTTGAATGCCACGTGGCAAAAGACTCACATTGCGCGGTTTGCAAAGAGGCGTTCGAGCTTAATTCAGAGGCTCGTGAGATGCCATGTAAGCACATATACCACTCCGATTGTATTCTTCCTTGGCTTTCGATTCGTAATTCATGCCCTGTGTGTCGGCATGAATTGCCGAGGGAAGGTAGTATCCGTAATTTGAGAGAATCTGGTAGGATTAGTGACGAAGACTCGGTGGGTTTGACTATATGGAGATTGCCAGGTGGCGGTTTTGCTGTTGGGAGGTTTGGTGGCAATAGAAGAGCTGAGGAAGGAGATTTTCCTGTTGTTTTCACGGAAATGGATGGTAGGTTTAGCAATGCTGGTGGTACCCCGAGAAGGGTTTCCTGGGTGCCGAGTGGAAGGAGAGCTCGAGAGAGAGGTGGGGTTGGTCGTGCTTTTCGCAactttttctccatttttcgGCGTATTAGGCATACCTTTTCCCGTCCTAGTACTGACTTTGACAATAGAAGTCCATTTTATGATGTTATTTATGGCAGGAGAAATACTTGGAATTTTGATGAACCCAGATGGTGA
- the LOC123192083 gene encoding laccase-17-like codes for MGAFMKLLLLAVCAIWVLPGLAMAGITRHYKFNIVMQNVTRLCQTKSIVTVNGQFPGPRIVAREGDRLLIKVVNKVKHNVTLHWHGVRQLRSGWADGPAYITQCPIQTGQSYVYNFSITGQRGTLFWHAHISWLRATLYGPIVILPKKHVPYPFPQPFKEIPIVFGEWWKADTEKIISQALQSGGTPNISDAFTINGLPGPSYNCSAKDTFKLKVKPGKTYLLRMVNAALNDELFFSIANHSLTVVETDAVYVKPIKTNVVLITPGQTTNVLLKAKSKVPTAIFAIAARPYATGPATFDNTTTIGILEYEQPSSSKIKNRKFPLLKPVLPRFNDTKFSMKFSSKIRSLASAKFPANVPKKVNRRFFFTVGLGLSQCLKNQTCQGPNNTRLAASINNVSFVQPNIALLQAHFFKKSKGVYTTDFPTNPPFKFNYTGTPPKNLLVNSGTKVVVLPFKTNVELVMQDTSIFGAESHPLHLHGFNFFVVGQGIGNFNPKKDRAKFNLVDPAERNTVGVPSGGWVAIRFLADNPGVWFMHCHLEVHTSWGLKMAWIVKDGKRPRQKLPPPPSDLPKC; via the exons ATCGTGATGCAAAATGTTACAAGATTGTGCCAAACGAAGAGCATCGTAACTGTCAATGGCCAATTTCCAGGGCCTCGAATCGTAGCAAGGGAGGGTGATCGTCTCTTAATCAAGGTTGTCAACAAAGTCAAGCACAATGTCACTCTTCACTG GCATGGCGTTCGGCAACTAAGAAGTGGATGGGCAGATGGACCCGCCTATATCACACAGTGCCCAATTCAAACAGGCCAATCCTATGTATACAACTTCAGCATTACTGGCCAAAGAGGAACCTTGTTTTGGCATGCCCACATCTCCTGGCTTAGAGCAACTTTGTATGGACCAATTGTTATTCTTCCCAAGAAACATGTTCCTTATCCTTTTCCCCAGCCCTTTAAAGAAATTCCCATCGTTTTCG GAGAATGGTGGAAAGCGGACACTGAGAAAATTATCAGCCAAGCCTTGCAATCTGGAGGAACACCAAATATTTCTGATGCTTTTACCATTAATGGTCTCCCTGGACCTTCTTACAACTGCTCAGCTAAAG ACACATTCAAGCTGAAGGTGAAGCCTGGAAAAACATACCTCCTCCGCATGGTTAATGCAGCACTCAACGATGAGCTTTTCTTCAGCATCGCCAACCACTCTTTAACGGTGGTGGAAACTGATGCAGTGTACGTGAAACCCATAAAAACTAACGTCGTACTCATCACTCCTGGACAAACCACCAATGTCCTTCTCAAAGCCAAATCCAAGGTGCCTACTGCAATTTTTGCCATCGCTGCAAGGCCTTATGCCACTGGCCCAGCTACCTTCGACAACACAACAACAATTGGAATTCTTGAATACGAACAGCCTTCTTCCTCTAAAATCAAAAACAGGAAATTCCCTCTCCTCAAACCTGTACTTCCAAGGTTTAATGACACAAAATTTTCCATGAAATTTAGCAGTAAAATCCGTAGCTTGGCCTCTGCCAAATTCCCTGCTAATGTCCCCAAGAAAGTGAACAGACGCTTCTTCTTCACTGTGGGGTTAGGATTGAGCCAGTGTCTAAAGAACCAAACTTGCCAGGGACCAAATAATACAAGGCTAGCAGCTTCAATCAACAATGTGTCCTTCGTGCAGCCAAATATTGCTTTACTTCAAGCTCACTTCTTTAAGAAATCGAAAGGCGTATACACAACAGATTTTCCCACCAACCCACCATTCAAATTCAACTACACGGGGACACCACCGAAAAACCTGTTGGTAAACAGCGGCACAAAAGTTGTAGTCCTGCCTTTTAAAACGAACGTCGAGCTAGTTATGCAGGACACCAGCATCTTTGGCGCAGAGAGCCACCCTCTTCACCTTCATGGCTTTAACTTCTTTGTGGTTGGTCAAGGCATTGGCAACTTCAACCCCAAAAAAGACCGTGCCAAGTTCAACCTGGTTGACCCTGCTGAGAGGAACACTGTGGGCGTCCCATCTGGTGGGTGGGTTGCCATTCGTTTTCTTGCAGATAATCCAG GGGTTTGGTTTATGCATTGCCATCTGGAAGTACACACCAGTTGGGGCTTGAAGATGGCGTGGATTGTGAAGGATGGAAAGAGGCCAAGGCAGAAACTTCCACCTCCACCGTCTGATCTGCCAAAatgttga
- the LOC123229549 gene encoding uncharacterized protein LOC123229549, giving the protein MAGNGPNWDGLLKWSIAHSDGTRPQRNLSEEDRRWFMEAMQAQSVDVIQRMKEITLVMQTPEQVLEAQGVTPENIEDMLDELQEHVESIDMANDLHSIGGLAPLLRYLRNSHANIRAKAADVVTTIVQNNPRSQQLVMEANGLEPLLSIFTSDPDVTVRTKALGAISSLIRHNKPGITAFCLANGYAGLRDALGSENVRFQRKALNLIQYLLHENRADCNVVSELGFPRIMMHLASSEDGDVREAALRGLLELAREKPDDNTGKFGEEAEKLKQLLVDRIKGISLMSAEDLGAAREERQLVDSLWNTCYEEPSSLREKGLLVLPGEDAPPPDVASQHFEPPLRAWVANPDTNTKTTPKKKEAPLLLGGGPSATNNQGTPSGEADSGR; this is encoded by the exons ATGGCCGGTAACGGACCCAATTGGGATGGATTGCTCAAATGGAGCATAGCGCACTCTGATGGCACTCGCCCACAGCGCAATTTGAG TGAGGAAGATCGAAGATGGTTTATGGAAGCGATGCAAGCACAGAGTGTGGATGTAATTCAGCGCATGAAAGAGATAACTCTTGTCATGCAAACTCCTGAGCAAGTTTTGGAGGCTCAAGGAGTTACCCCCGAAAATATTGAAG ATATGTTGGATGAACTACAAGAGCATGTGGAGTCCATTGACATGGCTAATG ATCTTCATTCAATTGGTGGATTAGCTCCTCTTTTAAGATATTTAAGGAATTCACATGCCAACATTCGGGCAAAAGCTGCAGATGTGGTTACCACCATTGTGCAGAACAATCCACGAAGTCAACAACTGGTTATGGAAGCAAATGGATTAGAACCTCTTCTTTCTATTTTTACTTCAGACCCTGATGTGACTGTTCGGACCAAAGCACTTGGTGCCATATCCT CTTTAATCCGGCACAACAAACCTGGTATTACAGCTTTTTGTCTAGCCAATGGTTATGCTGGATTGAGAGATGCTTTGGGATCTGAGAATGTTAGGTTTCAAAG GAAGGCTCTGAACTTGATTCAGTATCTACTGCATGAGAATAGGGCAGACTGCAATGTGGTAAGTGAGCTAGGATTTCCCCGCATTATGATGCACCTTGCCTCTAGTGAAGATGGAGATGTACGTGAAGCTGCTCTTAGGGGCCTTCTTGAGCTTGCCCGTGAGAAGCCAGATGACAACACTGGTAAATTCGGTGAAGAAGCTGAGAAGTTAAAGCAGCTGCTTGTAGATAGGATTAAAGGGATTAGCTTAATGTCAGCCGAAGATCTAGGTGCTGCTAGGGAGGAAAGGCAACTTGTAGACTCCCTCTGGAATACCTGCTACGAGGAACCATCCTCTCTTCGGGAGAAGGGACTTCTTGTTCTTCCTGGGGAAGATGCTCCTCCACCTGATGTTGCCAGTCAGCATTTTGAGCCTCCCCTTAGAGCTTGGGTAGCAAATCCTGATACCAATACTAAGACCACTCCCAAAAAGAAGGAAGCTCCCCTGCTTTTAGGAGGGGGTCCATCGGCTACAAATAATCAAGGAACCCCAAGTGGTGAAGCAGATTCTGGTCGATAG
- the LOC123217709 gene encoding uncharacterized protein LOC123217709 isoform X2 — MIRTAIKLSTSATTVYRVSRLLPGASSYEPVLLSAAAPPLRLLHDGTDINRSNFDPVVFQMINYALSHARSQKADESYAQGLLVLEQCYYTQPSEGRNAQNWRGAVLLAMSTLLYERGNLAEAIDKLQKVETLKQSSLGVRVAAVEALVGLHLQLEQDDTSSVVADKFLEVLRKQKPESSGGDYAAVNSRANAVKGLVELVHGDIESAESFFQRLEMNVGCTGSAALSCGEYLHVMRNFPLAKEFYQKVIEVLTEKKDFSDTNALGSCNMTLEEASLAATFGLGQLEGHMGNFGDAEEILTRALTKTEELFGSHHPKVGVVLTALALMFRNKAMQERSSALLVQEGLYRRALELLKAPPLDSEGSETKVDRRDIVALARAGWLYRWICRSAACSAEQKG, encoded by the exons ATGATTCGCACCGCAATTAAGCTGTCAACATCAGCGACTACCGTTTATCGAGTCAGTCGGTTGCTTCCGGGAGCCTCCTCCTATGAACCCGTTCTACTCTCTGCCGCAGCACCGCCGTTGAGATTACTCCATGATGGAACCGATATCAACCGCTCAAATTTTGATCCTGTTGTTTTTCAGATGATAAATTACGCTCTCTCTCATGCCAGGTCTCAGAAAGCAG ATGAATCGTACGCACAAGGTTTGCTTGTGCTTGAGCAGTGCTACTATACTCAGCCAAGTGAAGGCCGAAATGCGCAAAATTGGAGGGGAGCTGTATTACTCGCTATGTCTACTTTATTATATGAaag AGGGAATTTAGCAGAGGCAATAGACAAGCTACAGAAAGTTGAAACTTTAAAACAATCTTCGCTTGGAGTAAGAG TTGCTGCTGTGGAAGCCCTTGTTGGACTCCATTTACAGTTGGAGCAG GATGATACTTCGTCAGTGGTCGCAGACAAATTCTTAGAAGTTTTGAGAAAACAGAAACCAGAAAGTAGTGGAGGTGATTATGCAGCTGTAAACTCTCGTGCTAATGCAGTAAAAGGGCTGGTTGAGCTTGTCCATGGGGATATTGAATCAG CTGAATCATTCTTCCAAAGACTTGAAATGAATGTGGGTTGTACTG GCAGTGCTGCATTATCATGTGGAGAATACTTGCATGTCATGCGGAACTTTCCGTTGGCTAAGGAGTTTTACCAGAAAGTGATAGAAGTTTTGACTGAGAAAAAAGACTTTAGTGATACAAATGCCTTAGGATCATGTAATATGACTTTGGAAGAAGCATCCTTGGCAGCTACCTTTGGTCTAGGACAGCTTGAGGGACACATGGG GAACTTTGGTGATGCTGAGGAGATACTGACGAGGGCATTAACTAAAACTGAGGAACTTTTTG GCTCCCACCACCCAAAGGTTGGTGTTGTTTTGACTGCTTTGGCTCTCATGTTTCGGAATAAAGCAATGCAAGAGCGTTCAAGTGCTCTTTTGGTTCAAGAG GGCCTTTATAGAAGGGCACTAGAACTTCTGAAAGCTCCACCATTGGATTCTGAAG GTTCTGAGACAAAAGTGGATAGAAGAGATATAGTGGCCCTTGCAAGAG CTGGTTGGTTGTATAGGTGGATATGCAGAAGTGCTGCGTGTTCAGCAGAACAGAAAGGATGA
- the LOC123215150 gene encoding aspartic proteinase PCS1, with protein sequence MKTYSLWYLFDPYIKVLSLVFFYILLIQIHFQLSLSSQDMLILSLKTQLIPSGSVPRSPNKLPFHHNVSLTVSLTVGTPPQNVSMVLDTGSELSWLNCNKTRFSYPNSFDPTRSSSYAPVACSSPICTNGTRDFNIPASCDDHNLCHATLSYADASSSEGNLASDNFFIGSSEIPDLVFGCMDSTFSSNAEEDSKTTGLMGMNRGSLSFISQMGFPKFSYCISGIDFSGLLLLGDANLTWLAPLNYTPLIQISTPLPYFDRVAYTVQLEGIRVSDKLLPLPKSIFQPDHTGAGQTMVDSGTQFTFLLGPAYSALKTEFLNQTTNILKALEDQNFVFQGAMDLCYRVPLSQSTLPELPAVSMVFQGAEMTVSGDKLLYRVPGEVRGSDSVYCLTFGNSDLLGVEAYVIGHHHQQNVWMEFDLENLRIGLAHVRCDLASQRFGVAS encoded by the coding sequence ATGAAAACATACAGTCTCTGGTATCTGTTTGATCCATATATTAAAGTTCTCTCCTTAGTGTTTTTCTACATTCTCTTGATCCAAATCCACTTCCAGCTCAGTCTTTCTTCACAGGATATgcttattttatccttaaaaactCAACTAATCCCATCTGGCTCTGTTCCGAGGTCACCAAACAAGCTCCCATTTCATCACAACGTGAGTTTGACTGTCTCTTTGACTGTCGGCACACCTCCACAGAATGTCTCCATGGTTTTAGACACTGGAAGTGAACTCTCCTGGCTTAACTGCAACAAAACCCGATTTAGTTACCCGAATTCTTTCGACCCGACCCGCTCCTCCTCTTATGCCCCTGTTGCTTGCTCTTCACCCATCTGCACCAATGGGACCCGAGACTTCAATATTCCGGCTTCTTGTGACGACCACAATCTCTGCCACGCCACTCTCTCTTATGCAGACGCTTCTTCCTCTGAAGGAAACCTCGCCTCTGATAATTTCTTCATCGGGTCATCCGAGATTCCGGATCTCGTTTTCGGGTGCATGGACTCGACCTTCAGCTCTAACGCAGAGGAAGATTCGAAAACCACCGGGTTAATGGGTATGAACCGCGGgtctttatcttttatttctcaAATGGGTTTTCCGAAATTCTCGTATTGCATATCCGGTATAGATTTTTCGGGTCTTCTTCTTCTCGGTGATGCCAATCTTACGTGGCTTGCACCGTTAAATTACACGCCGTTAATCCAAATATCCACCCCGTTACCGTATTTTGACAGAGTTGCTTACACGGTCCAGCTTGAAGGAATCCGAGTTTCAGATAAGTTACTCCCATTACCGAAATCCATTTTTCAACCGGACCACACCGGAGCCGGTCAAACCATGGTAGATTCGGGTACCCAGTTCACTTTTTTACTTGGACCCGCTTACAGTGCATTGAAAACCGAGTTCTTGAACCAAACCACAAATATTTTAAAGGCTTTGGAGGATCAAAATTTCGTTTTCCAAGGAGCAATGGATTTGTGCTACCGAGTTCCACTGAGTCAATCCACTCTACCCGAGCTACCAGCAGTGAGTATGGTGTTTCAGGGCGCCGAAATGACGGTATCGGGCGACAAGCTCCTGTATCGGGTACCGGGTGAAGTAAGGGGTAGTGATTCTGTGTATTGTTTGACGTTCGGGAACTCGGATTTATTAGGTGTGGAGGCGTACGTAATCggtcatcatcatcaacaaaacGTTTGGATGGAGTTTGATCTTGAGAATTTAAGGATCGGTCTGGCCCACGTACGATGTGATCTGGCGAGTCAGAGATTTGGTGTAGCGTCATAG
- the LOC123217747 gene encoding putative cyclin-D7-1, with protein sequence MEISLLCDELWLSNPAAETCHEPTQCILEKCPGDLFHISKEDCEQAGVICFEKELSYTPEPGYLEYLHSSNLMEFRHKAIQWLFKSRSRLNLRFDTVFNAVNHLDRFISLNQCHGWKYWMIELLSVACLSVASKFSETSPPLLQEIQLEDLEHWFESSTIRRMELTLLKNLGWHLGCVTPYSYLELLLSKIESLESHLQNQLTTRFTQLLFGALLDFKLLEYRPSLIAISALQCCLNELMPSSCSHLAAATTSLSNHFTKDDLQKCHMMMKSRVVEPLSDILVSGKLETWPSSPVTVLVKERVDIYDSQVDLSIFKLPGSNIKIIESSKKRKRQSEK encoded by the exons ATGGAGATAAGTTTGCTTTGTGATGAGCTGTGGCTTTCGAATCCTGCTGCTGAAACTTGTCATGAACCCACACAATGCATTTTAGAGAAATGTCCTGGAGATTTGTTTCACATTAGTAAGGAAGACTGTGAACAGGCTGGTGTTATTTGCTTTGAGAAGGAGTTGAGTTACACGCCTGAACCTGGATATTTAGAGTATCTCCACTCTAGTAATTTGATGGAGTTTAGGCACAAAGCAATTCAATGGCTTTTCAAG TCCCGCAGTCGGTTGAATCTCCGCTTTGACACTGTTTTCAACGCTGTAAATCACCTTGATAGATTCATATCCTTGAACCAGTGCCAT GGATGGAAATATTGGATGATTGAATTGCTGTCTGTGGCTTGTTTATCAGTTGCATCCAAGTTTTCTGAGACCTCTCCTCCTTTATTGCAAGAGATTCAG TTGGAGGACCTTGAACATTGGTTTGAATCAAGCACAATAAGGCGGATGGAATTGACCCTATTAAAGAATTTGGGATGGCACCTTGGCTGTGTAACCCCTTACTCTTATCTGGAACTGCTGCTATCCAAGATTGAGTCTCTCGAATCTCACCTTCAGAATCAATTAACCACCCGATTCACTCAGCTTCTTTTCGGAGCTTTATTAG ATTTCAAACTGTTGGAATATCGGCCAAGTCTTATTGCCATATCCGCTCTACAGTGCTGTCTCAATGAGCTAATGCCGTCATCTTGTTCACACCTTGCTGCTGCTACAACAAGTCTCTCTAACCATTTTACAAAG GATGATCTTCAGAAGTGTCATATGATGATGAAATCACGGGTGGTGGAGCCATTATCCGATATATTAGTCAGTGGGAAACTTGAGACGTGGCCTTCGAGTCCTGTGACAGTTTTGGTGAAGGAGAGGGTTGACATTTATGATTCCCAAGTTGATTTGTCTATCTTCAAACTGCCTGGCTCCAACATCAAGATTATTGAATCAAGTAAAAAGAGGAAGAGGCAGTCAGAAAAGTAG
- the LOC123217725 gene encoding thaumatin-like protein, giving the protein MSTSLMIFLLLFHLLASFSFTDGTQLILVNNCNETLWPGILGSAGQPTPEDGGFKLDSGEEVVFDVPEKWSGRIWGRQGCNFDRNGKGSCDTGDCASQLHCQGAGGAPPATIIEMTLGSSSSPLHFYDVSLVDGFNLPVSMKPVGGGIGCGVASCDVDVNICCPSALEVKVGGKVVGCKSACLAMQSAEFCCTGEYANPQTCKPTLFAHLFKAICPKAYSYAFDDSSSLNKCRASRYVITFCPPK; this is encoded by the exons ATGTCGACTTCTTTAATGATCTTCCTTCTTCTCTTTCATCTACTGGCCTCATTCTCCTTCACTG ATGGGACACAGTTGATACTTGTGAACAACTGCAATGAAACGTTATGGCCTGGAATACTTGGCAGCGCAGGTCAGCCCACTCCGGAGGATGGTGGTTTCAAGCTTGACAGTGGCGAGGAAGTAGTCTTTGATGTGCCAGAAAAGTGGTCGGGGAGGATATGGGGTCGGCAAGGCTGTAACTTTGACAGAAATGGGAAAGGCTCATGTGACACTGGAGACTGCGCTAGCCAGCTTCATTGTCAAGGCGCTGGCGGTGCTCCACCAGCAACTATAATTGAAATGACTCTTGGTTCATCTTCTTCACCTTTGCATTTCTATGATGTGAGTTTAGTCGATGGCTTCAATTTGCCTGTCTCAATGAAGCCTGTTGGCGGCGGAATTGGGTGTGGCGTGGCATCGTGTGATGTTGATGTGAACATTTGCTGCCCATCAGCACTGGAAGTAAAAGTAGGAGGCAAGGTAGTGGGGTGCAAAAGCGCCTGCTTGGCTATGCAATCAGCTGAGTTTTGTTGCACAGGCGAATATGCAAACCCACAGACTTGCAAGCCAACACTTTTTGCTCATCTGTTCAAGGCTATTTGCCCAAAGGCCTATAGTTATGCGTTTGATGACTCTTCCAGCCTTAATAAATGCAGGGCTTCACGGTATGTCATCACTTTCTGCCCTCCCAAATGA